In the genome of Massilibacillus massiliensis, one region contains:
- a CDS encoding ABC-F family ATP-binding cassette domain-containing protein codes for MISTNGLTLQFGKRILFKDVNIKFTPGNCYGVIGANGAGKSTFLKLLAGDIEPTKGSIDITPGERLAVLKQNHYEFDEYEVLKTVIMGHHRLVEIMDEKDALYAKPDFSDEDGMRVSELECEFAELDGWEAEPEAARLLNGLGIPEPLHTAKMAELSGKEKVRVLLAQALFGNPDILLLDEPTNHLDIESINWLEDFLANFENTVIVVSHDRHFLNQVCTHIADVDFEGIQLYVGNYDFWLESSQLALQLAKDANKKKEEKMKDLQAFIQRFSANASKSKQATSRKKLLEKITLDDIKPSTRKYPYIAFKPEREAGNQLLQVEGLTKTIDGEKVLDDVSFFVNKGDKIAFVGPDGLAKTTLFRILMGEIEADAGTFKWGVTTTQAYLPKDNATYFEGIKLSLVDWLRQYSVDQDESFIRGFLGRMLFSGEESLKSADVLSGGEKVRCMLSKMMLSGANVLLLDEPTNHLDLESITALNDGLTNFTGTMLFVSHDHQFIQTIANRIIEITPKGLVDRTMTYDEYLENAEVKKQLAEKYCD; via the coding sequence ATGATTAGTACAAATGGTTTAACTTTACAGTTTGGCAAACGTATTTTATTTAAAGATGTAAATATAAAATTCACGCCGGGAAACTGTTATGGTGTGATTGGCGCAAATGGTGCCGGTAAATCCACTTTTTTGAAATTGTTAGCGGGAGATATCGAACCGACGAAGGGCAGTATTGATATTACCCCGGGTGAACGTTTGGCAGTGCTAAAACAAAATCATTATGAATTTGATGAATATGAAGTTTTAAAGACAGTTATTATGGGACATCACAGATTGGTTGAAATCATGGATGAAAAAGATGCTTTGTATGCAAAACCTGATTTCTCCGATGAAGATGGTATGCGTGTATCTGAACTTGAATGTGAATTTGCTGAATTGGATGGTTGGGAAGCGGAGCCAGAAGCAGCTCGCTTATTAAATGGGCTTGGTATCCCAGAACCTTTACATACGGCTAAGATGGCAGAGTTAAGTGGTAAAGAGAAAGTACGTGTGCTTCTGGCACAAGCATTGTTTGGCAATCCTGATATTTTGTTATTAGATGAACCGACAAATCATCTTGATATCGAATCGATTAACTGGTTGGAAGATTTTTTGGCTAATTTTGAAAATACAGTCATTGTTGTATCTCATGACCGTCATTTTTTAAATCAGGTTTGTACACATATCGCAGATGTTGATTTCGAAGGAATTCAATTATATGTCGGAAACTATGATTTCTGGCTAGAGTCCAGTCAGTTGGCGTTGCAGTTAGCCAAGGATGCGAATAAGAAAAAAGAAGAGAAAATGAAGGATTTACAAGCCTTTATTCAACGATTCAGTGCAAATGCTTCTAAATCAAAGCAGGCAACTTCACGTAAAAAGTTACTAGAAAAAATTACGTTAGATGATATTAAACCATCTACGCGTAAGTATCCATATATCGCGTTTAAACCGGAGCGTGAAGCCGGAAATCAGCTATTGCAGGTTGAAGGGCTTACGAAAACAATCGATGGTGAAAAAGTATTAGATGATGTGAGTTTCTTTGTGAATAAAGGAGATAAAATTGCCTTTGTAGGACCGGATGGCTTAGCAAAGACCACTCTATTTAGAATTTTAATGGGTGAAATTGAAGCGGATGCTGGGACGTTTAAATGGGGCGTAACAACGACACAAGCTTACTTACCGAAAGATAATGCGACATATTTTGAAGGAATAAAATTGAGTTTGGTAGACTGGTTAAGACAATACTCAGTCGATCAAGATGAGTCTTTTATTCGCGGTTTTTTAGGCAGAATGTTATTTTCTGGTGAAGAATCTTTAAAAAGTGCGGATGTATTATCTGGTGGGGAAAAAGTACGCTGTATGTTATCTAAAATGATGTTGAGCGGTGCAAATGTGCTTTTATTAGATGAACCAACGAATCATTTAGATCTTGAATCTATTACGGCATTGAATGATGGGTTAACGAATTTTACTGGTACGATGTTGTTTGTATCGCATGACCATCAATTTATTCAAACGATTGCAAATCGTATCATTGAGATTACGCCAAAGGGCTTGGTAGATAGAACGATGACATACGATGAGTATTTAGAAAATGCTGAAGTAAAAAAACAATTGGCTGAAAAATATTGTGATTAA
- a CDS encoding MFS transporter, with protein sequence MSKEKLWTIEFIMMSCSNFFQFISQYILVAALPIFIMDELSGGELEAGLAMTFFQIGTVCCRPFAGRWIDTVNKQKLLLVTTGLFFLVMAGFSFANSLHAVLLLRLLHGILFALGTTAASTMAALILPNSCKGEGIGYFAVSTNLAMVVGPLIGLLIIHQWGASALFIFLTIVALFTIGVSNCKKLESAITEPALREKKGWNLQDFVEKKSLPMAFLGGLVFFAYGGILTFIPLYAKTLGLSTATSLFFMVFALVIVITRPFIGRIFDYKGADFTVYPGFLFFIAGLVLFSSVTTLTGLLFSAAVLGIGFGALSPAFQTLAIQSAPAERAGVATATYFWSLDISVGLAAILLSMVAERNGYAFMYGVVCANVILAAVICYSIWRKFRR encoded by the coding sequence ATGTCAAAGGAAAAATTATGGACGATAGAATTTATTATGATGAGTTGCAGCAATTTTTTTCAATTCATATCACAATATATTCTGGTAGCAGCATTGCCAATTTTTATTATGGATGAACTGAGCGGGGGAGAGCTTGAGGCCGGACTGGCAATGACTTTTTTTCAAATCGGGACAGTCTGCTGCAGGCCTTTCGCAGGCCGCTGGATCGATACAGTGAATAAACAAAAGCTGCTGCTTGTTACAACCGGGCTGTTTTTTTTAGTTATGGCAGGTTTCAGTTTTGCAAATTCTCTGCATGCAGTACTTTTATTGCGTTTGTTGCACGGGATATTATTTGCATTAGGTACAACCGCAGCATCTACGATGGCAGCTTTAATATTGCCCAATTCCTGTAAAGGTGAAGGTATCGGATATTTTGCTGTTTCAACAAACTTGGCAATGGTTGTAGGACCTCTTATCGGATTACTCATTATTCATCAATGGGGAGCCTCTGCCTTATTTATTTTTTTAACAATCGTAGCTCTTTTTACAATAGGAGTTAGTAATTGCAAAAAGTTGGAATCTGCAATTACAGAACCTGCTTTAAGAGAAAAAAAGGGCTGGAACCTGCAGGATTTCGTAGAAAAAAAATCCTTACCGATGGCGTTTCTTGGTGGGTTGGTATTTTTTGCTTATGGAGGTATTTTGACGTTTATTCCGTTATATGCAAAAACCTTAGGACTTAGCACTGCTACAAGTTTATTTTTCATGGTATTTGCTTTAGTGATTGTCATCACACGCCCTTTTATTGGACGGATTTTTGATTATAAAGGTGCAGATTTTACAGTCTATCCAGGATTTTTATTTTTTATTGCCGGACTTGTTTTATTTAGTTCGGTTACTACGTTAACCGGATTACTTTTTTCCGCAGCTGTTTTAGGGATCGGTTTCGGAGCTCTGAGCCCTGCTTTTCAGACCTTAGCGATTCAGAGTGCTCCTGCGGAACGAGCTGGTGTTGCAACAGCTACTTATTTCTGGTCTTTAGATATTAGTGTCGGCCTTGCGGCAATATTACTGAGCATGGTAGCAGAGCGGAATGGCTACGCTTTTATGTATGGTGTTGTGTGTGCAAATGTAATACTTGCAGCTGTAATTTGTTACAGCATATGGAGAAAATTCAGAAGATAA
- a CDS encoding class I adenylate-forming enzyme family protein, with translation MLVQELIKQGEKDTIAVIDGEKRITYGELESMVKKYQSYFYRCGIRAGENVGLLSRNSVEYIYCYMAVVSLGAVVVPINFQLSEREIAYIVKDAEMNFFITNQSVDLNQALANQAYNKNLTLLRISDIVCAVKEQDAATDEFLQRVTMTDQDTCVIIYTSGTTGNPKGAVLSHRNLTSNAKMFKEALNICSHDNILCVLPMYHCFAWTCAVLNPLLTGATITIIETFAPKETLEVIKTERISILYLVPSICSLFTRLADVNDLSTVRFIVVGGTTLPLKIAEDFTTKFGIELLEGYGLSEASPVVAVNRPGKVKGGSIGLALPGVRVAIVNEQGEKMPMGQVGELIVQGENVMKAYFHLPKESERVLSDGWLHTGDMAYQDEDGYIFVVDRLKDMIISNGENIYPREIEEVLYMYPGIIEAAVVGVADKLRGQAGAAFIVMEEGKSLQKKALKEYLQANLALYKIPREFHVVDVLPKSQTGKILKRLLVE, from the coding sequence ATGTTAGTACAAGAGCTTATCAAGCAGGGCGAGAAGGATACAATTGCTGTTATTGATGGAGAAAAGCGAATTACGTATGGTGAATTAGAATCTATGGTAAAAAAATATCAAAGTTATTTTTATCGTTGTGGAATTCGTGCAGGAGAAAATGTTGGGTTGTTATCAAGAAATTCAGTTGAGTATATATATTGCTATATGGCGGTTGTGAGTTTAGGTGCTGTCGTGGTACCGATCAATTTTCAATTGAGTGAACGTGAGATTGCTTACATTGTAAAAGATGCTGAGATGAATTTTTTTATTACAAATCAAAGTGTTGATTTAAATCAAGCATTAGCAAATCAAGCGTATAATAAAAACTTAACGCTTCTGAGAATCTCTGATATTGTTTGTGCTGTCAAAGAGCAAGACGCCGCCACGGATGAATTCTTGCAGCGTGTAACAATGACGGATCAGGATACTTGTGTCATCATTTATACTTCGGGTACAACTGGTAATCCTAAAGGAGCGGTGTTGTCTCATCGAAATTTGACGAGCAATGCCAAGATGTTTAAAGAGGCATTAAATATTTGTAGTCACGATAATATTTTATGCGTATTGCCAATGTATCATTGTTTTGCTTGGACTTGTGCGGTATTAAATCCTTTATTAACTGGAGCGACCATTACAATTATTGAAACTTTTGCACCGAAAGAAACCCTAGAAGTGATTAAGACAGAACGTATTAGTATTCTTTATTTGGTGCCATCGATTTGCAGTTTGTTTACACGATTGGCAGATGTAAATGATTTATCCACGGTTCGTTTCATTGTTGTTGGCGGGACAACATTGCCGTTGAAAATCGCTGAAGATTTTACAACTAAATTTGGAATTGAATTATTAGAAGGATATGGATTATCTGAAGCATCACCTGTTGTTGCTGTGAACCGTCCAGGAAAAGTCAAAGGGGGTTCAATAGGGTTAGCTTTGCCTGGTGTTCGCGTTGCGATTGTAAATGAGCAGGGAGAGAAAATGCCAATGGGACAAGTTGGTGAATTGATTGTACAGGGAGAAAATGTAATGAAAGCGTATTTTCATTTGCCAAAAGAATCAGAACGAGTTCTTAGCGATGGATGGCTTCATACGGGAGATATGGCTTATCAAGATGAGGACGGATATATTTTTGTTGTAGATCGTCTGAAAGATATGATCATCAGCAATGGGGAAAATATATATCCTCGGGAAATTGAGGAAGTGCTATATATGTATCCGGGGATTATTGAAGCGGCGGTCGTTGGTGTAGCTGATAAACTCCGCGGACAGGCGGGGGCTGCGTTTATTGTTATGGAAGAAGGAAAGAGTCTTCAAAAAAAAGCGTTAAAAGAGTATTTGCAGGCAAATTTAGCGTTGTATAAAATTCCGCGGGAGTTTCATGTAGTAGATGTATTACCGAAAAGTCAGACAGGAAAAATTTTAAAAAGACTGCTTGTAGAGTAA
- a CDS encoding ABC1 kinase family protein, whose product MLMGSFLKYSKEANNQNISTDRLKEIISVLNNREIVHGLTPKKLRLILEDLGPTFVKLGQIMSMRPDIMPQEYCDELIKLRAEVTPVPFEQIIKVVETEYNMPLSDVFEKIEPVSLGSASIAQVHEAVLLNGKKVVVKVQRPGIYEIMAQDIVLLRRAAQILKIISDTSSVLDFNMIIEEMWTVAKQEMDFLMEANHNYEFTNFNRDVAYVSCPIIERNLTTAHILVMEYIEGIPIDKVDELVELGYDMTEIGKKLGENYVKQIVDDGYFHADPHPGNIWIRNGDIVWLDLGMIGKLSYRDKTMFRKAVLAIVNNDAYEMKNVVLSIGIPNGRINHAKLYADIDDVMNKYSNLDFGSLDIGQLIRRMLEIAKRHNISFAPGISMLARGAITIEGVLRSCCPEVNLVELLSKHMRSDFKRNFDLIEQLQHTQKLLYKFTRKTVDIPGQLSDILKMTIKGQTKVNLDLTGSEEPIKQFDKMINKLIVCIISSALLLGSSIIATTQMSPQIMGIPLLGVFGYIGALILCSRLLYSILKHK is encoded by the coding sequence ATGTTGATGGGTAGCTTTTTAAAATATAGTAAAGAAGCAAACAATCAAAATATATCTACGGATCGATTAAAGGAAATTATTTCGGTTTTAAATAATCGCGAAATTGTCCATGGGTTGACCCCTAAAAAACTGCGTTTAATTTTGGAAGATTTGGGGCCAACATTTGTGAAATTGGGACAAATTATGTCGATGCGGCCTGATATTATGCCACAGGAGTACTGTGATGAATTGATCAAATTACGTGCTGAAGTCACGCCTGTGCCTTTTGAACAGATTATCAAGGTCGTAGAGACAGAGTATAATATGCCACTTTCTGATGTGTTTGAAAAAATTGAACCGGTTTCACTTGGCTCAGCTTCAATTGCGCAGGTTCATGAGGCCGTTTTGCTAAATGGTAAAAAAGTAGTCGTTAAAGTGCAAAGACCCGGAATCTACGAGATTATGGCGCAGGACATTGTATTGCTTCGCAGGGCTGCTCAAATTTTAAAAATTATCAGTGATACGAGTAGTGTTCTTGATTTTAATATGATTATTGAGGAAATGTGGACAGTTGCCAAGCAAGAGATGGATTTTTTAATGGAGGCAAACCACAACTATGAATTTACAAACTTCAATCGTGATGTAGCGTATGTGTCATGCCCGATCATCGAACGTAATCTAACGACAGCGCATATTCTTGTAATGGAGTATATAGAAGGCATCCCCATTGATAAAGTGGACGAGCTGGTAGAGCTCGGTTATGATATGACTGAAATCGGTAAAAAACTGGGTGAAAATTATGTGAAACAGATTGTAGATGATGGATATTTTCATGCAGATCCTCATCCTGGAAACATATGGATAAGAAATGGAGATATTGTTTGGCTTGATTTGGGCATGATTGGTAAATTGTCATATCGGGATAAGACGATGTTTCGCAAGGCCGTTCTTGCAATTGTAAATAATGATGCCTATGAAATGAAAAATGTTGTACTTTCTATTGGAATACCAAATGGAAGAATTAATCATGCAAAGCTATATGCAGATATTGACGATGTCATGAATAAATACAGTAATCTGGATTTTGGCAGTTTGGATATTGGACAACTCATTCGCAGAATGCTTGAAATCGCAAAACGTCACAATATTAGTTTTGCTCCGGGAATCAGTATGTTAGCGCGTGGTGCGATTACGATTGAAGGCGTTCTTAGATCCTGCTGCCCGGAGGTAAATCTCGTAGAATTATTGTCAAAGCATATGAGATCGGATTTCAAACGTAATTTTGATTTGATAGAACAATTGCAGCATACACAGAAATTGTTATACAAATTTACGCGAAAGACAGTTGATATTCCAGGGCAGTTGTCGGATATATTAAAAATGACAATTAAGGGACAGACAAAGGTAAATTTAGATTTAACTGGCTCGGAAGAACCAATTAAACAGTTCGACAAGATGATTAATAAGTTGATCGTTTGTATTATCAGCTCTGCCTTGTTGCTTGGCTCAAGTATTATTGCTACAACACAGATGTCACCTCAAATTATGGGCATTCCATTGCTGGGCGTGTTCGGCTATATTGGCGCGCTGATTTTATGCAGTAGATTGTTATATAGCATATTGAAACATAAATGA